The following are encoded together in the Tepidiforma bonchosmolovskayae genome:
- a CDS encoding alpha/beta fold hydrolase, whose product MPYAPTNGIQLYYETHGEPGGRPMLLVMGLGAQMTLWEPDFCEMLAREGFYVIRFDNRDVGLSTKIEGGPQPDLAKALAGDHSTASYTLWDMADDAVGLLDHLGIERAHIAGASMGGMIVQCIAIRHPERVRSMTSIMSTTGNPNVGQPQPEAMAALLAPPPERREEAIEQGLRTWTTIGSPAYPADPAELRARIAADYDRCFYPEGTARQLVAILATGDRTEGLARVRVPTLVIHGEADPLVTLTGGQATAEAIPGARLLTFPGMGHDLPRALWPEFVRAIAELAREADGG is encoded by the coding sequence ATGCCATACGCACCGACGAACGGGATTCAGCTGTACTACGAAACGCACGGGGAGCCGGGCGGACGCCCGATGCTTCTCGTCATGGGGCTGGGCGCGCAGATGACGCTCTGGGAGCCGGACTTCTGCGAGATGCTGGCTCGCGAGGGGTTCTATGTCATCCGGTTCGATAACCGGGACGTGGGGCTCTCGACGAAGATCGAGGGCGGGCCTCAGCCAGACCTGGCGAAGGCGCTGGCGGGCGACCATTCGACGGCCTCGTACACGCTGTGGGATATGGCGGACGACGCAGTCGGCCTCCTGGACCACCTGGGCATCGAGCGTGCACACATCGCGGGGGCCTCGATGGGGGGCATGATCGTCCAGTGCATCGCGATTCGGCACCCCGAACGCGTGCGCTCGATGACATCAATTATGTCGACGACCGGCAACCCGAACGTGGGGCAACCGCAGCCCGAAGCGATGGCGGCGCTGCTCGCCCCTCCTCCGGAGCGCCGAGAGGAAGCAATCGAACAGGGGCTGCGGACGTGGACCACGATCGGCTCGCCCGCCTACCCGGCGGACCCGGCGGAGCTGCGGGCGAGGATTGCGGCTGATTACGACCGGTGCTTCTATCCAGAAGGCACAGCCCGGCAGCTGGTGGCGATCCTTGCGACGGGCGACCGGACGGAGGGGCTCGCCCGGGTGCGGGTGCCGACGCTTGTCATCCATGGGGAGGCGGACCCGCTGGTGACGCTCACCGGGGGACAGGCAACCGCGGAGGCGATCCCGGGCGCGCGGCTGCTCACCTTCCCGGGGATGGGGCACGACCTGCCGCGGGCGCTCTGGCCGGAGTTTGTCCGGGCGATAGCCGAGCTGGCGCGGGAGGCCGATGGGGGCTGA
- a CDS encoding enoyl-ACP reductase FabI — translation MGKLDGKTALIFGVANDRSIAWGIAQAFHREGAKLAFSYAAENLERRVRPLAESVGADFIELCDVTKDEDIERVFAAAKERLGTIDVLVHAIAYANREDLAGRFVDTSREGFLLAHNVSVYSLVALARAARPLMPNGGSIITLTYYGSQKVAPKYNVMGVAKAALEATVRYLAWDLGPENIRVNAISAGPIRTLAASGISGFRDYLKAFADIAPLHRNVTIEQVGEAAVFLGSEMSSGTTGDILYVDSGYNIMGLVAETRE, via the coding sequence ATGGGCAAGCTCGATGGCAAGACAGCGCTAATTTTCGGCGTCGCGAACGACCGTTCGATTGCGTGGGGGATTGCGCAGGCGTTCCACCGGGAGGGGGCGAAGCTGGCGTTTTCGTACGCGGCGGAGAACCTCGAGCGGCGGGTTCGGCCGCTCGCGGAGAGCGTCGGGGCTGACTTCATCGAGCTGTGCGATGTGACGAAGGACGAGGACATCGAGCGGGTATTCGCAGCAGCGAAGGAGCGGCTGGGGACGATCGATGTGCTGGTGCACGCGATTGCCTATGCCAACCGGGAGGACCTCGCCGGGCGGTTCGTCGACACCTCGCGGGAAGGATTTTTGCTGGCACACAACGTCTCGGTGTACTCGCTGGTGGCGCTGGCGCGGGCTGCGCGGCCGCTGATGCCGAACGGGGGGAGCATCATCACGCTGACGTACTACGGGTCGCAGAAGGTGGCGCCCAAGTACAACGTGATGGGGGTGGCGAAGGCGGCGCTGGAGGCGACGGTGCGGTACCTGGCGTGGGACCTCGGGCCGGAGAACATCCGGGTGAACGCTATCAGCGCGGGGCCGATCCGGACGCTGGCTGCGAGCGGGATTTCGGGGTTCCGGGACTATCTGAAGGCGTTCGCGGATATTGCGCCGCTGCACCGGAACGTGACGATCGAGCAGGTCGGCGAGGCGGCGGTGTTCCTCGGGAGCGAGATGTCGAGCGGGACGACGGGGGACATCCTGTACGTGGACAGCGGCTACAACATCATGGGGCTCGTGGCGGAGACGCGGGAGTAG
- a CDS encoding acyl-CoA dehydrogenase family protein encodes MDFALSEEHRLIKETARRIAREVIAPRAKEVDETGEYPHDFFEAFKKAGLLGMAIPESMGGTGNGILPLCLAIEEVAKYECGAGLMLVLSGLPTRPIVFGGTPEQQQRWLPALAAGDAKAAFCLTEPDHGSDAANLETRAVRDGDHYILNGNKVYISGGTVADYLTVFARTGGPGAKGISAFVVDAHAPGVRIDRTDDKMGVRSVPTAHFSFQDVRVPAENLLGGVEGQGFNVAMLTLNSMRPTVGARGVGLAEGAAAYALEWARERKAFGSSVIDFEAIQFMFADMAIRIEAARNLVYKAAWLVDQGKYTREYAHHLSIAKAYATEVANRVAFDALQVLGAQGYMKDHPLERHYRDARQLMIVEGTSQIQRVVISRALIDRNLVYG; translated from the coding sequence ATGGACTTCGCACTTTCGGAAGAGCACCGGCTGATTAAAGAGACCGCCCGGCGGATTGCGCGCGAGGTGATTGCGCCGCGCGCGAAGGAGGTCGATGAGACCGGGGAGTACCCGCACGACTTCTTCGAGGCGTTCAAGAAGGCGGGGCTGCTGGGGATGGCGATCCCGGAGTCGATGGGCGGCACGGGGAACGGCATCCTGCCGCTCTGCCTGGCGATCGAAGAGGTGGCGAAGTACGAGTGCGGGGCCGGGCTGATGCTGGTCCTGAGCGGGCTCCCGACCCGGCCGATCGTGTTCGGGGGGACGCCGGAGCAGCAGCAGCGGTGGCTGCCGGCGCTCGCCGCCGGTGATGCCAAGGCGGCGTTCTGCCTGACCGAGCCGGACCACGGTTCGGATGCGGCGAACCTCGAGACGCGGGCGGTCCGCGACGGGGACCATTACATCCTGAACGGGAACAAGGTGTACATCTCGGGCGGGACGGTGGCGGACTACCTGACGGTGTTTGCGCGGACGGGCGGCCCGGGCGCGAAGGGGATCAGCGCCTTCGTGGTGGACGCGCATGCGCCGGGGGTGCGGATCGACCGGACGGACGACAAGATGGGCGTGCGGAGCGTGCCGACGGCGCATTTCAGCTTCCAGGACGTGCGGGTGCCGGCCGAGAACCTGCTTGGGGGCGTCGAGGGGCAGGGGTTCAACGTGGCGATGCTGACGCTGAACTCGATGCGGCCGACGGTGGGCGCGCGCGGGGTCGGCCTGGCCGAGGGTGCGGCGGCCTATGCGCTGGAGTGGGCGCGGGAGCGGAAGGCGTTCGGGAGCTCGGTGATCGACTTCGAGGCGATCCAGTTCATGTTTGCGGACATGGCGATCCGGATCGAGGCGGCGCGGAACCTGGTGTATAAGGCGGCGTGGCTGGTGGACCAGGGGAAGTACACGCGGGAGTACGCGCACCATCTGTCGATTGCGAAGGCGTACGCGACGGAGGTGGCGAACCGGGTGGCGTTCGATGCGCTGCAGGTGCTCGGGGCGCAGGGGTACATGAAGGACCACCCGCTGGAGCGGCACTACCGGGATGCGCGCCAACTGATGATTGTCGAGGGGACGAGCCAGATTCAGCGGGTGGTGATCAGCCGGGCGCTGATCGACCGGAACCTGGTGTACGGCTGA
- a CDS encoding TIGR03618 family F420-dependent PPOX class oxidoreductase, producing MAELVGPPDGWWAGRIGEPRTVVLSTTGPGGRPHAAAVWYLWRDGEVQIVTGRGSQKHRNIERTGQAAVTWLDDWRYLTAAGPVTAEPLTREDRYTLWAHYRGPEVAAKETASDAHEEMVLLRLRPARWWGQW from the coding sequence GTGGCTGAACTCGTAGGGCCGCCGGATGGCTGGTGGGCCGGGCGGATCGGCGAGCCGCGGACGGTGGTGCTGAGCACGACGGGGCCGGGCGGGCGACCGCATGCGGCGGCGGTCTGGTACCTGTGGCGCGACGGCGAGGTGCAGATTGTGACGGGGCGCGGTTCGCAGAAGCACCGGAACATTGAGCGGACGGGGCAGGCGGCAGTGACGTGGCTCGACGACTGGCGGTACCTGACGGCCGCAGGACCGGTGACGGCGGAGCCGCTGACGCGGGAGGACCGGTACACGCTCTGGGCGCACTACCGCGGGCCGGAGGTCGCTGCGAAAGAGACGGCAAGCGATGCCCACGAGGAGATGGTGCTGCTGCGGCTGCGCCCGGCGCGCTGGTGGGGCCAGTGGTGA
- a CDS encoding S1 family peptidase translates to MKRIRMLMVGLALVAAVAGFAAASAIKYGEPDNGRHPYVGLMVAQDANGKPLWRCSGTLISPTVFLTAGHCTEQPAAHVEIWFDDDVDAGYPLNGYPYTGQASGTPYTHPQYDPAAFYLHDLGVVVLDSPVVMSEYGLLPTLNQLDALARVRRNTGVTFTAVGYGLQRAFPGPVPETAMRVRMVAYPELVQINGGIAGTESLVLSNNANTGGTCFGDSGGPNFLGNTRVIAGVTSFGLNGTCSGTGGVYRVDRADDLAWLATFLSN, encoded by the coding sequence GTGAAACGGATTCGCATGCTCATGGTCGGGCTGGCGCTGGTTGCCGCCGTGGCGGGGTTCGCGGCCGCATCGGCCATCAAGTACGGCGAGCCGGATAACGGCCGGCACCCATACGTGGGGCTGATGGTCGCACAGGATGCGAACGGCAAGCCGCTGTGGCGCTGCTCGGGGACGTTGATTTCGCCGACGGTGTTCCTGACGGCTGGCCATTGCACAGAGCAGCCGGCCGCCCACGTGGAAATCTGGTTTGACGACGACGTCGACGCCGGATATCCGTTGAACGGTTACCCCTATACGGGGCAGGCGAGCGGGACGCCGTACACGCACCCCCAGTACGACCCGGCGGCCTTCTACCTGCACGACCTTGGCGTCGTCGTGCTGGATTCGCCGGTCGTAATGAGCGAGTACGGGCTGCTGCCGACGCTGAACCAGCTCGATGCCCTGGCCCGGGTGCGGCGGAACACGGGGGTCACCTTTACGGCGGTCGGCTACGGGCTGCAGCGGGCGTTCCCGGGGCCGGTTCCGGAGACGGCGATGCGGGTGCGGATGGTGGCCTACCCGGAGCTCGTGCAGATTAACGGCGGAATCGCCGGGACGGAATCGCTCGTGCTCTCGAACAACGCGAATACCGGCGGGACGTGCTTCGGGGATTCTGGAGGGCCCAACTTCCTCGGGAACACGCGGGTCATCGCCGGGGTGACATCGTTCGGGCTGAACGGCACGTGCAGCGGCACGGGCGGGGTTTACCGGGTGGACCGGGCCGATGACCTGGCCTGGCTGGCGA
- a CDS encoding MBL fold metallo-hydrolase — MERIRDGDLEIVIGGPTGYGNNVYVVVDRATGEAAFIDAPGDPEANMAAAEAAGVRPTRIFLTHGHFDHTPAIDALKAAYGAKLYADPAEPGLKDGQLDVPVRHGEEIAVGNLRFRVLSVPGHTPASTAYLCGKSVFVGDTLFPGGPGRSKDNAALQEEIASIVRELYALPDDTVVYPGHGPTTTIGASKAEYAVFASREHAPDLCGDVTWLNS, encoded by the coding sequence GTGGAACGGATTCGCGACGGAGACCTGGAGATAGTCATCGGCGGGCCGACGGGCTACGGGAACAACGTGTACGTGGTGGTCGACCGGGCGACGGGCGAGGCGGCGTTCATCGATGCGCCGGGCGACCCGGAGGCGAACATGGCCGCGGCGGAGGCGGCCGGGGTGCGGCCGACGCGCATCTTCCTGACGCACGGGCACTTCGACCACACGCCGGCGATCGATGCGCTGAAAGCGGCGTACGGCGCGAAGCTGTACGCGGACCCGGCCGAGCCGGGGCTCAAGGACGGGCAGCTCGATGTGCCGGTGCGGCACGGCGAGGAGATCGCGGTCGGGAACCTGCGGTTCCGGGTGCTGAGCGTGCCGGGGCACACGCCGGCGAGCACGGCGTATCTCTGCGGGAAGAGCGTCTTCGTGGGCGACACGCTCTTCCCGGGCGGGCCGGGGCGTTCGAAGGACAATGCGGCGCTGCAGGAGGAGATCGCGTCGATCGTGCGGGAGCTGTACGCGCTGCCGGACGACACGGTGGTGTACCCCGGGCACGGACCGACCACGACGATCGGGGCGAGCAAGGCGGAGTACGCGGTCTTCGCCAGCCGGGAGCACGCACCGGACCTGTGCGGGGATGTGACGTGGCTGAACTCGTAG
- a CDS encoding AAA family ATPase, translated as MGAERPVPFGRRVAVYGPAGSGKSTLARALRERLGLPVVELDAVYHARPNWQDLSREEFRAAVTRILAEHPDGWVIEGNYAVVRDLVLPLAEAVVWLDLPFGVVYRRLAMRTIGRALAGAELWNGNRETPRQTFFSRNSMLLWGLTAFRRTGRGVEESLRTLRRPGVPVYRLRTPGQAAYLLRNARPAGGAHGPAPTG; from the coding sequence ATGGGGGCTGAGCGGCCGGTGCCGTTCGGGCGGCGGGTCGCGGTTTACGGGCCTGCGGGCAGCGGGAAATCGACGCTGGCGCGGGCGCTTAGGGAGCGGCTGGGGCTGCCGGTCGTGGAACTCGACGCCGTCTACCATGCGCGGCCAAACTGGCAGGACCTCTCGCGAGAGGAGTTCCGGGCGGCGGTCACCCGTATCCTTGCGGAGCACCCTGATGGTTGGGTGATCGAAGGGAACTACGCGGTGGTCCGCGACCTGGTGCTGCCGCTGGCGGAGGCGGTCGTGTGGCTGGACCTGCCGTTCGGGGTGGTCTACCGGCGGCTGGCGATGCGGACCATCGGGAGGGCGCTGGCCGGGGCGGAGCTGTGGAACGGCAACCGGGAGACGCCCCGGCAGACGTTCTTCTCGCGGAACTCGATGCTGCTGTGGGGGCTGACGGCCTTCCGGCGGACGGGCCGGGGCGTAGAGGAATCGCTGCGCACGCTGCGGCGGCCGGGGGTGCCGGTGTACCGGCTGCGGACGCCGGGGCAGGCGGCCTACCTGCTGCGGAATGCCCGGCCTGCGGGCGGGGCGCACGGGCCGGCGCCGACCGGGTAG
- a CDS encoding GNAT family N-acetyltransferase produces the protein MEAAGFRVVPYARERHGDGPWRVVARVFEEYGFPFAEADYDADVLWPERHYREGWFLVAEAADGEVVGCVGLSDEGDGEFELHRLYVLPEARGKGLGERLTREVIGLARAAGARRLVLFSDVAFEHAHRLYERCGFRRNRFRYAPDPWRSREWGFVLEFEEER, from the coding sequence GTGGAGGCCGCCGGGTTCCGGGTGGTGCCGTACGCGCGGGAGCGGCACGGCGACGGCCCGTGGCGGGTGGTGGCGCGGGTGTTCGAGGAGTACGGGTTCCCGTTTGCGGAGGCGGACTACGACGCGGATGTGCTCTGGCCGGAGCGGCACTACCGGGAGGGGTGGTTCCTTGTGGCGGAGGCGGCGGACGGGGAGGTGGTCGGGTGCGTGGGGCTCTCGGACGAGGGCGACGGGGAGTTCGAGCTGCACCGGCTGTACGTGCTGCCGGAGGCGCGGGGGAAGGGGCTGGGCGAGCGGCTGACGCGAGAGGTGATTGGGCTGGCGCGGGCGGCAGGCGCGCGGCGGCTGGTGCTGTTCAGCGATGTGGCGTTCGAGCATGCGCACCGGCTGTACGAGCGGTGCGGGTTCCGGCGGAACCGGTTCCGGTATGCGCCGGACCCGTGGCGGAGCAGGGAATGGGGATTCGTGCTGGAGTTCGAGGAGGAACGGTAA